The window CACCTTCAGATGGGTGACCTCGTACCCGGCGATTTCCAAATGGCTGGCCACGTTCAGGACAGCGGGATGCTCCACCCGGGTGGTCACCACGTGCCGTTTTTCCGGTTGGGAGCGGACCGCGGAAAAGATGGCCGTATTGTCACTTTCCGTGCCGCAGGAGGTGAAGATGATCTCCTCCGGGGAGCAGCCCAGGCCCTGGGCCGTGCGCTCCCGGGCCTCGGTGATGAACTTGCCGACCTGGCCGCCGAATCCGTGCATGCTGGAGGCGTTGCCGTAGGATTCCCGCAAGAAGGGCAGCATGGCCTCCAGGACCTCCGGAGCGACCATGGTCGTGGCGTTGTTGTCCAGGTAGATCACGTTCATGAGCGCACCTCCTCCACGATGATGTCCGGGTCCACGGCGTCGCGCAACCGGCGTTGGACCAGTTCCTTGATAGTCAACTGGCTGGAGGGACAGCCGGAGCAGGCCCCGCGCATGGAGACCAATACCTTGGCGCCCTCGATGTCCAGCAGCTCGATGTCGCCACGGTCCTTTTTCAGGCTGGGCCGGATTTCCTCGTCAATGACCTTGGATACCAACTGCATCCGCTGGAGGTTGGTCAGCTTGCGCTTGGGCGCGGCAGGCTTGGGTTTGGCCGGCTCCGTGCCACGGGTCTCGGCCAGGATGCGCTCCAGGTCAAGAACGCATTCGCCGCACCCGCCGCCGGCCTTGGTGTAGTCGGTGATCTCCTCCACCGTGGTCAGATCGTTTTCGGCGATGGCCCGGCGGATTTGGACGTCCGTGACGCCGAAGCACTTACAGACGATCTCGCCCTCGGGCTTGACCAGGGGGTCCAACTCGCCTCGAAAGCGCTTCAGTGCCGATTCCAGGGCTTCCTGACCCATGACGGAACAGTGCATCTTTTCTCTTGGCAGGCCGCCCAGTTCCATGGCGATCTCCTTGTTGGTGATGGCCGCGGCCTCGTCAACGGTTTTGCCTTTGAGCAGTTCCGTGAGCACGGAGCTGGAAGCGATGGCGCTGGCGCAGCCGAAGGTCTGGAAAGTGGCGTC is drawn from Desulfonatronum sp. SC1 and contains these coding sequences:
- the nifU gene encoding Fe-S cluster assembly protein NifU, encoding MWDYTDKVRDHFLNPRNAGPMDDPTVVGEVGSLACGDALKLFLKIDDTGRITDATFQTFGCASAIASSSVLTELLKGKTVDEAAAITNKEIAMELGGLPREKMHCSVMGQEALESALKRFRGELDPLVKPEGEIVCKCFGVTDVQIRRAIAENDLTTVEEITDYTKAGGGCGECVLDLERILAETRGTEPAKPKPAAPKRKLTNLQRMQLVSKVIDEEIRPSLKKDRGDIELLDIEGAKVLVSMRGACSGCPSSQLTIKELVQRRLRDAVDPDIIVEEVRS